In Microvenator marinus, one genomic interval encodes:
- a CDS encoding EAL domain-containing protein produces the protein MNPTETPNVLLVDDDSLILQTYEAALAKLRYRVVKVQDGQAALEALSAWPFDVIVSDINMPGMSGLQLLKALREKKPDVPVILITGAPTYETAVDAVEYGAFRYLTKPLDALLFRSTVEQAVRFHRLAKLKREAMQTIGRDDKVAGDRGTLESALERAMKSIHMVAQPIVKADTKSVFAYEFLARINDEQITNPGALFDVAERLERLHEVGRVIREKVSSILAGSPPKDPLFFVNLHPLDLTDPMLVHHSNPLHPYAGRIVFEITERKPLPEMHLIRPVLLKLRALGYQFALDDLGAGYAGLVALAALEPNFVKLDMELIRDIHKDAKRQQLVGGMIQTMNQMEVEIIAEGIETEDEKQKVSELGCSLHQGFHYAKPLSGFPQPRF, from the coding sequence CTCAGATATCGCGTGGTGAAAGTTCAAGACGGCCAGGCCGCCCTTGAGGCGCTCTCGGCGTGGCCTTTTGACGTGATCGTGAGCGATATCAACATGCCAGGAATGTCCGGGCTACAGCTGCTCAAGGCTCTGCGTGAGAAGAAGCCCGACGTACCCGTTATTCTCATCACAGGCGCACCAACGTATGAAACAGCCGTCGATGCCGTGGAGTACGGGGCATTCAGGTATCTGACAAAGCCGTTAGACGCCCTACTCTTTCGTTCGACTGTAGAGCAGGCGGTGCGCTTTCATCGGCTCGCGAAATTGAAACGGGAAGCCATGCAGACGATCGGCCGCGACGATAAGGTTGCAGGCGACCGTGGCACGCTTGAGTCAGCCCTAGAAAGGGCCATGAAGTCCATCCATATGGTGGCTCAACCCATCGTAAAGGCCGACACAAAATCCGTGTTTGCCTACGAATTCCTGGCACGAATCAACGACGAGCAAATCACCAATCCTGGTGCGCTTTTCGATGTCGCGGAGCGTCTCGAGAGACTCCATGAAGTAGGCCGAGTCATCCGTGAAAAGGTCTCAAGCATACTTGCCGGGTCCCCCCCAAAGGACCCCCTCTTTTTTGTGAATCTTCACCCTCTCGACCTGACCGACCCGATGTTGGTCCACCATTCAAATCCGCTTCACCCCTACGCAGGTCGAATCGTGTTTGAAATCACCGAGCGCAAACCTCTGCCCGAAATGCACCTGATTCGCCCAGTGCTCTTGAAGCTAAGAGCGCTTGGCTATCAGTTCGCGCTAGATGACCTCGGAGCTGGTTATGCAGGTCTGGTAGCCTTGGCTGCCCTCGAGCCGAATTTTGTGAAGCTCGATATGGAGCTGATTCGAGATATCCACAAAGACGCGAAACGCCAACAACTCGTGGGCGGCATGATTCAGACTATGAACCAGATGGAGGTCGAGATCATTGCGGAAGGAATCGAGACCGAAGACGAAAAGCAAAAGGTATCAGAGCTAGGCTGCTCGCTTCATCAGGGCTTCCATTACGCAAAGCCTCTCTCAGGATTTCCGCAACCTCGTTTCTAA
- the glgX gene encoding glycogen debranching protein GlgX yields the protein MEGSLEIERGLTHPLGARVTPRGVNFSLYSRFATRVELLLFDHEDDSLATRTFELNPGSHRTGHYWHIHVIGAGHGQLYGYRVWGAHLPEHGQRFDGQKVLVDPYAHAIIKPRAYSREAAFLPGDNAGAALKSMVVDSAQYDWEDDKPLHTPFSRTIIYELHVSGMTKHPNSGLEPRLRGTYRGLIEKIDYLKELGITAVELLPVFYFDETDAPADQTNYWGYSPVNFFAVHEGYAEDPRQAVDEFRDMVKALHKAGIEVILDVVYNHTCEGDSRGPTLCFRGIDDGTYYIQDKGKYANFSGCGNTFNANKSVSRRMIMDSLRYWVKEMHVDGFRFDLASILARDADGNPMADPPLIWDIETDPVLANTKLIAEAWDAAGLYQVGKFYGDHWKEWNGQFRDDLRAFFRGDEGRAPALISRLLASPDIYHRETSPERSINFVTCHDGFTLNDLVTYEHKHNLANGEHNRDGSDHNLSRNYGVEGPSDDPRIEELRARQIRNLMTATLMSLGVPMILMGDEVRRTQGGNNNAYCQDNEISWFDWSLVQKNEDLLRFTKELIRLRLSLNLHQDRQVPLHKILSTGSIRWHGVKLGTPDWSYHSHSIAFELRDPSGIFYVVMNAFWEDLEFELPYPPGGMTWRRLIDTSLPAGEEILRFEDAPGVESHYYKVRARSVLILACKIYDAVPNLYDRY from the coding sequence ATGGAAGGATCTTTGGAAATTGAGCGTGGATTGACGCACCCACTCGGTGCGCGAGTGACACCAAGAGGGGTGAATTTTAGTCTCTATTCGAGATTCGCCACTCGGGTGGAACTTCTGCTCTTCGACCACGAGGACGACTCTCTGGCGACCCGCACCTTTGAGCTCAATCCTGGAAGTCACCGCACCGGCCACTACTGGCATATCCATGTAATCGGGGCAGGGCATGGTCAGCTCTATGGGTATCGCGTCTGGGGCGCCCATCTCCCCGAACATGGCCAGAGGTTCGATGGACAGAAGGTCCTCGTTGACCCGTACGCTCATGCGATCATTAAACCGAGGGCCTATTCCAGAGAAGCTGCCTTCTTGCCTGGAGACAATGCTGGTGCGGCGCTGAAGTCGATGGTTGTGGATTCGGCTCAATACGACTGGGAAGACGATAAACCGCTGCACACCCCGTTTTCGCGGACCATCATCTACGAGCTTCATGTTTCAGGGATGACCAAACACCCGAACTCTGGTTTAGAGCCTAGGCTTCGAGGGACCTATCGTGGATTGATAGAGAAGATCGACTATCTCAAAGAGTTGGGAATTACGGCCGTTGAACTTCTTCCGGTTTTCTATTTCGATGAAACCGACGCTCCAGCTGACCAGACCAACTACTGGGGTTACTCCCCCGTGAATTTCTTCGCGGTGCACGAGGGCTATGCGGAGGACCCAAGGCAAGCCGTCGATGAGTTTCGTGACATGGTCAAGGCACTCCATAAGGCAGGTATCGAAGTTATTCTCGACGTGGTCTACAACCACACGTGTGAGGGAGATTCACGCGGTCCTACCTTGTGTTTTCGAGGCATAGACGACGGCACCTACTACATTCAAGACAAGGGTAAGTACGCGAACTTTTCGGGATGTGGAAATACGTTCAACGCGAATAAGAGCGTTTCGAGGCGCATGATCATGGACAGCCTGCGCTACTGGGTCAAAGAAATGCACGTCGATGGATTTCGGTTTGATCTGGCGTCGATCTTGGCACGAGACGCTGACGGAAATCCGATGGCTGATCCCCCGTTGATCTGGGATATCGAAACAGACCCTGTGTTGGCGAACACCAAGCTCATCGCGGAAGCTTGGGACGCCGCGGGTCTCTATCAGGTCGGTAAGTTTTATGGCGATCATTGGAAGGAGTGGAACGGACAGTTCCGCGATGATCTTCGGGCGTTTTTTCGAGGTGACGAAGGCCGAGCACCTGCCCTCATCTCGAGGCTCCTCGCCAGCCCTGATATCTACCATCGAGAAACCTCGCCGGAGCGGAGCATCAATTTTGTGACGTGCCACGATGGTTTCACGCTCAACGACCTTGTTACCTACGAGCACAAACATAATTTGGCGAACGGGGAGCACAATAGAGATGGGTCCGACCATAACCTGAGTCGCAATTACGGTGTGGAAGGTCCGAGTGATGATCCAAGGATAGAAGAGCTTCGTGCGCGTCAAATCCGCAACCTTATGACGGCAACCCTGATGTCTCTTGGTGTACCCATGATTTTGATGGGTGACGAAGTCAGGCGAACTCAGGGCGGCAATAACAATGCCTATTGCCAGGACAACGAAATCTCTTGGTTTGATTGGTCTCTAGTCCAGAAGAACGAGGACTTATTGAGGTTCACGAAGGAGTTAATCCGCCTGCGTTTGAGCCTGAACTTGCATCAGGATCGGCAAGTACCTTTGCACAAGATTCTGAGCACGGGCTCGATTCGTTGGCATGGTGTAAAGCTCGGAACGCCTGACTGGTCTTATCACTCACACTCAATAGCCTTTGAGCTGCGAGATCCCAGTGGGATCTTCTACGTGGTGATGAACGCCTTCTGGGAGGACCTGGAGTTCGAGTTGCCTTACCCGCCCGGCGGTATGACTTGGCGCCGGCTTATCGACACATCGCTTCCGGCTGGTGAGGAGATTCTCAGGTTCGAGGATGCACCTGGAGTGGAGTCGCATTATTACAAGGTTCGAGCTCGAAGTGTGCTGATCTTGGCGTGTAAGATCTACGACGCCGTTCCGAATCTCTATGACCGCTATTGA
- a CDS encoding C2 domain-containing protein, with protein MKPLLKNVFGKPSSAICLVCFLTLTAACGDDETGATLENNSDVRPDIEVPDTPNPVNNTTIAPPNNSTGECTGCLQGETCRTGLTSDACGADGLACVACETGQICSEGTCVDDAPTNNPPNNTSGCNSMTCDGCCDANGMCQTGTSATSCGANGEACAVCEVGGCVEGVCSTGTACGPDNCDGCCDNIGICQTGDNNNACGTGGLACDSCGDGSCEAGMCVAPPCAETCDGCCMGEVCVDNTTAAQCGISGEACFACTGEESCMGDGTCGIQNFWKITILSAVVDYWWDDTFSSVDPYVYAELEYPTGTYIWGETTTKWDNNFPIWSETVLEDIPEEAFANGILLEMWDEDTLSSDFICSWYYTVTPPLAEGIVETDCPDDPWTTIRWSIEKM; from the coding sequence ATGAAGCCTCTTTTGAAGAATGTGTTCGGCAAACCGAGCTCGGCAATTTGTTTGGTGTGTTTCTTGACCTTAACTGCTGCGTGTGGGGATGACGAAACCGGTGCCACTTTGGAAAACAACTCGGACGTGCGACCTGATATCGAAGTCCCCGACACCCCAAATCCGGTCAATAACACGACGATAGCCCCGCCCAATAACTCGACCGGTGAGTGCACCGGATGTTTGCAAGGCGAAACCTGCCGCACAGGTCTGACAAGCGACGCCTGCGGGGCAGACGGCTTGGCCTGCGTGGCTTGTGAAACCGGACAGATTTGCTCTGAAGGTACATGCGTAGATGACGCGCCCACAAACAACCCTCCAAACAACACGTCGGGCTGCAACTCAATGACTTGTGATGGCTGTTGTGACGCGAACGGCATGTGTCAGACCGGCACCTCAGCCACTTCGTGTGGGGCGAACGGTGAAGCCTGTGCAGTTTGCGAGGTTGGCGGATGCGTAGAAGGCGTGTGCTCTACCGGCACCGCTTGTGGTCCAGACAATTGTGACGGGTGTTGCGATAATATCGGCATCTGTCAAACCGGAGACAATAACAACGCGTGCGGCACCGGCGGACTCGCCTGTGACTCCTGTGGTGACGGAAGCTGTGAAGCCGGTATGTGCGTTGCTCCACCTTGCGCTGAGACCTGTGACGGGTGCTGCATGGGTGAGGTCTGTGTAGACAACACCACCGCAGCACAGTGCGGAATTTCAGGCGAAGCGTGTTTCGCCTGCACGGGTGAAGAGTCCTGCATGGGCGACGGAACCTGCGGCATCCAAAACTTCTGGAAAATCACTATTCTTTCCGCGGTAGTAGACTACTGGTGGGACGATACCTTCTCCTCCGTTGACCCCTATGTTTACGCGGAGTTAGAGTACCCGACGGGCACCTACATTTGGGGCGAAACCACGACCAAATGGGATAACAACTTTCCGATTTGGTCCGAAACGGTTCTTGAGGATATACCGGAAGAAGCCTTTGCAAACGGCATTCTTTTGGAAATGTGGGACGAGGATACACTTTCATCGGACTTCATCTGCAGCTGGTATTACACGGTCACACCACCACTCGCTGAGGGTATCGTAGAGACTGATTGCCCAGATGACCCGTGGACCACGATTCGCTGGAGCATCGAAAAGATGTGA
- a CDS encoding M16 family metallopeptidase — protein sequence MNIRYLFGVAAIVVGCATPPEKPEPAAKIVEETITTELPEVDIPFTKFVLPNGLTLVVHEDRKAPLVAVNVWYHVGSKNESPGRTGFAHLFEHLMFQGSENYQGEYFEPLEKIGATDLNGTTNRDRTNYFQTVPKHALDVALFMESDRMGHFAGAITQERLDEQREVVKNEKRQNYLNRPYGRVWMLVTELAYPAGHPYSWTTIGRMADLDAATLDDVKEWFGKYYGAANATIVLSGDITPEEAKAKVEKYFGHIPPGPQVDRPGPRVAPMDSHSRYTYSDKVSEARIHRVYNVPQWGTDELEHLRLAAYVMGWGKTSRLYKRLVHDEQLATSVSAYTSDGEIGSQLWITASVKAGVDPNRVEAIIDEELAWFMEDGPTYEELTRARVKLLSYFIGRLERVGGFGGTSDLLAQAEVYGGEPDSYQRSLAVYKSATPEEVRNSSLLWLTPGSLTLTVVPEEKFSAAPPAVDRSALPTIGAPGDFDLPEIQRKTLSNGVEVLLMQREDSPMVNVQLLFKGGYTADQLAKPGTMNLTTSLMDEATETRDAMAIAGELEDLGASLSLSSSLDSTGITLRSLGTTLEPALDVAMDVVMNPTFPETDLERERQLTLSSIQREKTQPASMGRRLIGPLLFGDSHAYGLPLTGSGYESTVREIKREELVQMHKSVFTPKNVKILVTGGISLDEISAILESKMQGWTAKDVALQEPGPAPQRQKSEFVIIDKPGAAQSMIIAAHPIPEAKALNVPLADLVNDVIGGSFTARINMNLREDKGWSYGARSFVLSTLGPQVFGVSTGVQTDKTAESIVEIDRELREYLTTRPPTEEELEKAKASRTLKLPGRNETTSGLLSSLNEIALFGYSDDYFETYAKDVNASSVNDLIKLAPALIQPDKLLWVVVGDRATIEAKIKELGLGEVKVMELPE from the coding sequence ATGAACATTCGTTATTTGTTTGGGGTTGCAGCAATCGTTGTAGGTTGTGCCACGCCACCAGAGAAACCCGAGCCCGCAGCCAAGATCGTTGAAGAGACCATCACCACGGAGCTCCCCGAAGTCGACATTCCCTTCACAAAATTTGTGCTGCCAAACGGTTTAACACTCGTCGTGCACGAGGACCGAAAGGCCCCACTTGTGGCTGTCAACGTTTGGTATCACGTAGGCTCGAAGAACGAGTCCCCCGGCCGAACCGGGTTTGCGCACCTTTTTGAGCACCTGATGTTCCAGGGGTCGGAGAACTATCAAGGCGAATACTTCGAACCGCTTGAAAAAATTGGCGCTACCGATCTCAACGGCACCACAAACCGCGACCGCACCAATTACTTCCAAACTGTGCCGAAGCACGCACTCGACGTTGCGCTCTTCATGGAGTCCGACCGCATGGGCCACTTCGCGGGCGCCATCACGCAAGAGAGGCTCGACGAGCAGCGCGAGGTCGTCAAAAACGAGAAGCGTCAGAACTACCTAAACCGCCCTTATGGCCGTGTTTGGATGTTGGTGACCGAACTCGCGTACCCGGCCGGCCACCCCTATTCGTGGACCACAATTGGCCGCATGGCAGACCTTGATGCTGCCACGCTTGACGATGTCAAAGAATGGTTTGGCAAGTACTACGGGGCCGCCAACGCAACGATCGTGCTTTCGGGTGATATCACGCCCGAAGAAGCGAAGGCCAAGGTCGAAAAATACTTCGGTCATATCCCGCCAGGGCCTCAAGTAGACAGACCCGGACCACGTGTGGCCCCGATGGATTCACATTCCCGCTACACGTATTCGGATAAGGTGAGCGAAGCCCGAATTCATCGCGTCTACAACGTGCCTCAATGGGGGACCGACGAGCTCGAACACCTTCGGCTCGCGGCCTACGTCATGGGCTGGGGCAAGACGTCGAGACTCTACAAACGACTCGTCCACGACGAGCAACTCGCCACGAGTGTTTCTGCCTATACCTCAGACGGCGAGATTGGTTCACAACTTTGGATCACAGCGTCTGTCAAAGCCGGTGTGGACCCAAATCGGGTTGAAGCCATTATTGATGAAGAATTGGCCTGGTTCATGGAAGACGGACCGACTTATGAAGAGCTCACCCGCGCGCGAGTCAAGCTCCTCTCCTACTTCATCGGAAGACTTGAGCGCGTTGGAGGGTTCGGTGGTACGTCAGACCTTTTGGCTCAAGCCGAGGTTTACGGCGGCGAGCCGGATTCGTATCAGCGCTCACTCGCAGTCTATAAGAGTGCGACACCTGAGGAGGTTCGAAACTCAAGCCTTCTCTGGCTGACCCCGGGCTCATTGACACTGACCGTTGTACCCGAAGAAAAATTCTCCGCGGCGCCGCCCGCTGTGGACCGAAGCGCACTACCGACTATCGGCGCACCGGGCGACTTTGACCTCCCCGAGATTCAACGAAAGACCCTATCCAATGGAGTGGAGGTCCTTCTCATGCAAAGAGAAGACTCACCGATGGTCAACGTTCAACTTCTGTTCAAAGGCGGCTACACGGCAGACCAGCTTGCGAAACCCGGCACCATGAACCTGACAACCTCATTGATGGACGAGGCCACAGAAACCCGCGATGCGATGGCAATCGCTGGCGAGCTTGAAGACCTTGGGGCGAGCCTCTCGTTGTCTTCATCACTCGACTCTACCGGCATTACGCTTCGCTCGCTCGGAACGACGCTCGAGCCCGCGCTCGACGTGGCGATGGATGTGGTGATGAACCCGACCTTCCCCGAGACTGACCTTGAACGAGAGCGCCAACTCACACTTTCTTCTATTCAACGCGAGAAGACTCAACCTGCGTCTATGGGGCGTCGACTCATTGGCCCCCTGCTCTTCGGGGACTCCCACGCATATGGGTTGCCATTGACCGGCTCGGGATACGAATCGACCGTGCGAGAAATCAAGCGTGAGGAACTCGTGCAAATGCACAAGTCTGTCTTCACGCCAAAGAACGTAAAAATCCTCGTCACGGGTGGAATTTCGCTCGACGAAATCAGCGCGATTCTCGAGTCGAAGATGCAGGGATGGACCGCAAAAGACGTGGCTCTTCAAGAGCCAGGACCCGCCCCTCAAAGGCAAAAGTCCGAGTTCGTGATCATCGACAAACCTGGCGCTGCGCAGTCCATGATTATCGCCGCCCATCCGATTCCAGAAGCCAAGGCCCTAAACGTCCCCTTGGCCGACCTGGTCAACGATGTCATCGGCGGCTCTTTCACGGCTCGTATCAACATGAACCTCAGGGAAGACAAGGGCTGGTCCTATGGTGCGCGTTCGTTTGTGCTGAGCACGTTGGGGCCTCAGGTCTTCGGCGTCTCGACCGGCGTTCAAACAGACAAGACGGCTGAGTCCATCGTTGAGATCGACCGTGAGCTGCGTGAGTACTTGACCACCCGTCCTCCTACGGAAGAAGAGCTCGAAAAGGCCAAAGCGTCCCGCACACTTAAGCTGCCAGGACGAAATGAAACCACTTCCGGTCTGCTCTCAAGTCTTAACGAAATTGCGCTCTTTGGGTATTCTGACGACTACTTCGAGACCTATGCCAAGGATGTGAACGCGAGCAGCGTAAACGACTTGATCAAGCTTGCTCCGGCCCTGATTCAGCCAGATAAACTTCTCTGGGTGGTCGTTGGAGATCGCGCCACGATTGAGGCAAAAATTAAAGAGCTCGGATTGGGCGAGGTCAAGGTAATGGAACTCCCCGAGTAA
- a CDS encoding ATP-binding protein — MPGNLPKPTTTFVGRDAELNTMKSRFGAGQRLITILGPGGAGKTRLASEYARRFDQDYPGGVWFFELTPYTNGEDALEAARAEFNIREKGGSAIKAIAHQIEEDGPALFILDNLEHLAIDFADAVSKFMKLSPNTQIIATSREPLHVIGEYQIRLGPLQAHDAVELFKARAAAHVPNFELDDDGRRSVLELAGRVDYLPLAIELAASRVSLLSPANLVERLTHRMSALKSRERDRPERHQTIAATIEWSWELLPASCQDALLDLSPISGTFTLEDAEELLDGDALELVSGLLDYSMLERVGEDRFRVLGTVRGFAHIRLMDTERAQNVLDKHALYFSSRVLDAHHLDANGFRLVLPTLKEAAANPNVSTKVRARCAVAAARVLNNSDGFGAIIRELEAIETYSEDARDPDIFAESLLFRAVYAHDQRQLEAALRLVERARESTQHESLLLRTHALRAMILAADGHLKDAFELLETALKTQKTSDPRLQLLMRGNLAMIAFSLGDQQRGTELLAETLVQAEALKDHGTRARTLTNLGVAASAQGRDDEARRYFRDAAQILDELGDTKFQAVAIASLADIERHAGNNDAALELYAQGLELARSAKSSSIELRCLAGRASLYLDAQDRGYLVQAMEKVEDESETIDSQVTRSYLFFFDLWFENDPLARHQARLMLDFQTLPDAWKAVIAGLLALSYAVRHDFSAAESNIQRAKTFATGEFAPAFVSAAELIARRIQNASSEDYAPALQALQSASSDDLTVWPRFEALRLLREIARRHAPQTSKAVLRITKDGRKFIAPGENEVIDFTRRGALRMILVGLAELRRDQPGVGISLDDVLEMGWPGERVTPEAAASRVYTAIRTLRGFGLDDHLLTTDQGYLFSTELDVSFEEL, encoded by the coding sequence ATGCCAGGCAACCTTCCAAAACCTACCACCACATTTGTGGGACGAGACGCTGAACTCAATACGATGAAGTCTCGATTCGGTGCGGGTCAACGCCTCATCACGATTCTCGGACCTGGTGGTGCAGGCAAGACGCGACTCGCCAGCGAGTACGCTCGCCGTTTTGATCAAGACTATCCCGGAGGTGTTTGGTTCTTCGAGCTCACGCCCTACACCAATGGCGAGGACGCGCTCGAAGCGGCACGGGCGGAGTTCAATATTCGAGAAAAGGGCGGAAGCGCTATCAAGGCTATCGCCCACCAGATCGAAGAAGACGGTCCTGCCCTCTTCATTTTGGACAATTTGGAACACCTCGCCATCGACTTCGCGGACGCTGTTTCAAAATTCATGAAGCTCAGTCCGAACACCCAGATTATAGCGACTTCGAGAGAGCCGCTTCACGTCATTGGCGAGTACCAAATCCGCCTTGGTCCTTTGCAGGCTCATGATGCCGTAGAACTCTTTAAGGCCAGAGCGGCAGCGCACGTACCAAACTTCGAACTCGACGACGATGGGCGCAGATCCGTCCTAGAGCTTGCGGGTCGAGTAGACTATCTACCTCTTGCGATCGAGCTTGCGGCATCACGCGTAAGCCTTCTCAGCCCTGCAAACCTAGTAGAACGACTCACTCATCGAATGAGTGCGCTTAAGAGCCGTGAGAGAGACCGCCCGGAGCGCCATCAAACCATCGCGGCAACCATCGAATGGTCTTGGGAGCTCCTTCCAGCGTCGTGTCAAGATGCCCTCTTAGACCTGTCGCCAATATCCGGTACTTTCACGCTCGAAGATGCCGAAGAATTGCTCGATGGCGACGCTTTGGAGTTGGTTTCGGGGCTCCTTGATTACTCGATGCTCGAAAGAGTTGGAGAAGACCGATTCAGGGTGCTTGGAACCGTTCGGGGTTTTGCGCATATTCGACTTATGGATACTGAGCGCGCTCAGAATGTGCTGGATAAACATGCGCTCTATTTCTCTTCCAGAGTCTTGGACGCCCACCATCTGGACGCCAACGGATTTCGACTCGTTTTACCTACGCTAAAGGAAGCCGCAGCCAATCCCAACGTATCTACCAAGGTGAGAGCTCGGTGCGCTGTGGCTGCTGCTAGAGTGCTCAATAATAGCGACGGCTTCGGGGCCATCATTCGTGAACTTGAGGCGATTGAAACGTACTCGGAAGACGCGCGCGATCCCGATATCTTTGCTGAGTCTTTGCTCTTCAGAGCTGTGTATGCGCACGACCAGCGCCAGCTAGAAGCCGCCTTAAGACTAGTGGAGCGGGCCCGTGAAAGCACTCAACACGAGTCGTTATTGCTAAGAACCCATGCGTTGCGAGCCATGATTTTGGCGGCTGATGGTCACCTCAAGGATGCGTTCGAACTCCTGGAAACGGCGCTCAAAACACAGAAGACCTCCGACCCGCGCCTCCAGCTCTTGATGCGCGGAAATCTTGCGATGATCGCGTTTTCTCTTGGCGACCAACAACGAGGCACCGAACTTCTGGCCGAGACTTTGGTACAAGCCGAGGCTCTCAAAGATCACGGTACGCGGGCGCGAACCTTGACCAACCTCGGGGTTGCCGCAAGTGCGCAGGGAAGAGACGACGAAGCGCGAAGGTACTTTCGAGACGCCGCACAGATCTTGGACGAACTGGGAGACACCAAATTCCAAGCGGTGGCTATCGCATCTCTGGCTGATATCGAACGCCACGCGGGCAACAATGATGCGGCGCTCGAACTCTACGCCCAGGGACTCGAACTCGCCCGCAGTGCAAAGTCTTCGAGCATTGAACTTCGCTGCCTGGCCGGGCGCGCGAGCCTTTATCTTGACGCACAAGACCGCGGCTACCTCGTCCAAGCCATGGAGAAAGTTGAGGACGAGTCCGAGACTATCGATTCGCAAGTCACTCGGTCCTATCTCTTTTTCTTCGACCTCTGGTTTGAGAATGACCCGTTGGCTCGGCATCAGGCCAGATTGATGCTCGACTTTCAGACCCTTCCCGACGCATGGAAGGCTGTCATCGCGGGACTTCTGGCGCTTTCATACGCGGTTCGTCACGATTTTTCGGCAGCAGAATCGAATATCCAACGCGCAAAAACCTTCGCGACGGGCGAGTTTGCTCCAGCTTTTGTTTCTGCGGCGGAGCTCATTGCTCGGCGGATTCAAAACGCCTCTTCCGAAGACTACGCACCAGCTCTTCAAGCTCTACAGAGCGCATCTTCGGACGACCTCACTGTATGGCCAAGATTCGAAGCTCTTAGGCTTCTGCGTGAGATTGCGCGACGCCATGCGCCGCAGACGTCCAAGGCAGTTCTCCGAATCACGAAAGACGGCCGCAAATTCATCGCCCCCGGCGAGAACGAGGTCATCGACTTCACCCGCCGTGGTGCGCTCCGAATGATCCTCGTTGGTCTAGCTGAGCTACGCCGTGACCAGCCGGGTGTCGGTATTTCCCTGGATGACGTACTTGAGATGGGGTGGCCGGGTGAACGGGTGACTCCTGAAGCGGCGGCGAGCCGTGTCTACACGGCAATTCGTACGTTGCGCGGCTTTGGCCTTGATGACCACCTCCTCACTACCGATCAAGGCTATCTCTTCTCTACAGAGCTCGACGTCTCGTTCGAAGAGCTCTAG
- a CDS encoding chloride channel protein gives MTLVPRIKVLGFWLAIGSFIGLLSGSASALFLVLLEWATLTRNTNEVIVYFLPVAGLLMGWILHRWGQSVIRGTNLVVDTIWQGGPQIPLRLAPMVMLGTVWTHLFGGSAGREGTAVQMGASIADGVLYALKIPEKYRQELICAGVAGGFGSVFGTPIAGMIFGMEFVVLGRLRYRAFAPCLAAAIVGDWTCHAWGVGHAAYPVLGDLSLEPILMGKWLVFAAAMALATVGFIELTHLIKAHLGRWVQHPALRMFIGGVLVVFLWKVVGTSQYLGLGVPTILSAFEEPGLGAQVFALKLIFTAITLGAGFLGGEVTPLFFIGAALGSVLSGVLGIPVEYGAGVGLAAVFAAASNAPLALSVMAAELLGIHVLPHVMLVCFVAYILTGHRSIYSAQRVGLFKSSEIPEQTETIAEIDSPQKGGTSEGKVAEDASN, from the coding sequence ATGACGTTAGTGCCTCGAATCAAAGTGCTCGGGTTTTGGTTGGCGATTGGCTCGTTCATTGGCCTGCTTTCCGGTTCGGCATCGGCGCTCTTCTTGGTGCTCCTCGAATGGGCAACCCTGACGCGCAATACCAATGAGGTGATTGTCTACTTCTTGCCGGTCGCGGGTCTCTTGATGGGCTGGATTCTGCACCGTTGGGGCCAATCGGTCATACGAGGTACGAACCTGGTGGTGGACACGATTTGGCAGGGCGGGCCTCAGATACCGCTTCGTCTTGCTCCAATGGTCATGCTCGGCACCGTGTGGACGCATCTTTTTGGCGGAAGTGCAGGGCGCGAAGGGACCGCGGTCCAGATGGGGGCGAGCATCGCAGATGGCGTGTTATACGCTTTGAAGATTCCGGAGAAATACAGGCAGGAGTTGATCTGCGCAGGCGTCGCCGGTGGATTCGGATCGGTCTTCGGGACACCGATCGCCGGAATGATTTTCGGGATGGAGTTTGTGGTGCTCGGACGCCTGCGCTACCGAGCGTTTGCGCCGTGCCTCGCGGCAGCCATCGTTGGAGACTGGACCTGCCATGCCTGGGGAGTCGGGCACGCAGCGTACCCAGTTCTGGGAGACCTGAGTCTGGAGCCAATCTTGATGGGGAAATGGCTCGTATTTGCAGCGGCCATGGCGCTCGCAACCGTTGGGTTTATCGAGCTCACTCATCTCATCAAGGCGCATCTTGGCCGTTGGGTTCAGCACCCGGCTCTGCGCATGTTTATCGGCGGCGTGTTGGTAGTCTTTCTTTGGAAGGTCGTTGGCACCAGCCAGTATCTTGGTCTTGGTGTACCCACGATCTTGAGCGCGTTTGAAGAGCCTGGGCTAGGAGCTCAGGTATTCGCGCTCAAACTCATCTTTACGGCGATCACCCTTGGTGCAGGTTTCCTGGGCGGCGAGGTAACACCGTTGTTCTTTATTGGGGCGGCGCTCGGGAGCGTGCTTTCGGGGGTACTCGGCATTCCGGTCGAATATGGAGCGGGGGTGGGGCTCGCTGCGGTGTTCGCTGCAGCGTCCAATGCGCCCCTGGCCCTTAGCGTGATGGCGGCAGAATTGCTGGGGATTCACGTGTTACCCCACGTGATGTTGGTTTGTTTTGTGGCCTATATCTTGACCGGTCACAGGTCGATTTACTCCGCCCAACGTGTGGGTCTTTTTAAGAGTAGTGAGATTCCAGAGCAAACCGAGACCATTGCCGAAATTGATTCGCCTCAAAAGGGTGGAACTTCAGAAGGAAAAGTGGCAGAAGACGCCTCGAATTGA